From Rhodamnia argentea isolate NSW1041297 chromosome 10, ASM2092103v1, whole genome shotgun sequence, a single genomic window includes:
- the LOC115729750 gene encoding E3 ubiquitin-protein ligase SIRP1-like, with translation MEDTGVVSHWCYVCSQTVNPLTEAEIKCPQCESKFLQQMRSPRMNSQNAMPNAGDRVPIWSPILLGLIGAAGDEDSPPNLIASAAAHISSDVDQAEEHSAEGFIKLSFGRNLHDDPSSERRSMDLEDDWERSTEGILLEEDLLLYSEEARSSLADYFSGTDLDVLQQHLLGVDRHSRFYESVEAGKAVDAMPMVTIKENMHCSICLEDFEMGEEAKETRCKHRFHGWCIFSWLELHRSCPLCRCRISPDSASRRLPLIG, from the coding sequence ATGGAAGATACTGGCGTGGTTAGTCACTGGTGTTACGTCTGCTCTCAGACTGTAAACCCATTGACTGAAGCTGAGATCAAATGCCCTCAATGTGAGAGCAAGTTTTTGCAACAAATGCGCAGCCCGAGAATGAATAGCCAGAATGCTATGCCAAATGCAGGGGACAGAGTTCCAATTTGGTCTCCCATACTTTTGGGCTTGATAGGTGCAGCTGGTGATGAAGACTCTCCTCCCAATTTGATCGCCTCAGCCGCGGCGCACATCAGTTCAGATGTGGATCAAGCTGAGGAACACAGTGCGGAAGGGTTCATCAAGCTCTCGTTTGGGAGGAACTTGCACGATGATCCTTCTTCTGAGAGAAGATCGATGGACTTGGAAGATGACTGGGAGAGAAGCACTGAAGGGATTTTGCTGGAGGAGGACCTACTACTGTACAGTGAAGAGGCTCGTAGCTCCTTGGCCGACTATTTCTCAGGAACCGACTTGGATGTACTTCAACAGCATTTACTGGGGGTGGACCGACATTCTCGCTTCTATGAGAGCGTGGAGGCTGGAAAGGCAGTTGATGCCATGCCAATGGTAACCATCAAAGAGAATATGCATTGCTCCATCTGTTTGGAGGATTTCGAGATGGGAGAAGAAGCTAAGGAGACCAGATGTAAGCATAGATTCCATGGGTGGTGTATCTTTTCCTGGTTGGAGCTGCATCGTTCTTGCCCACTTTGCAGATGCAGAATATCTCCCGACTCTGCGTCAAGGCGTTTGCCTCTTATAGGATAG